The Phytohabitans houttuyneae genome has a segment encoding these proteins:
- a CDS encoding SDR family NAD(P)-dependent oxidoreductase, translating to MDTNLLGAFHCARAFAPAPRASRGAIVDIASITGYRAGGSSIAYGVSKAALLQLTRNLAVALAPEVRVNAVAPGTVAATRWQPGLHGEEEFARRAAKEREVVPLGRTAEPEHVAQAAVRLLGMELVTGEALILDGGRHVVY from the coding sequence CTGGACACGAACCTGCTCGGCGCGTTCCACTGCGCCCGCGCCTTCGCGCCGGCACCGCGGGCGAGCCGCGGCGCGATCGTCGACATCGCCTCCATCACCGGGTACCGGGCCGGCGGTTCCTCCATCGCCTACGGCGTGAGCAAGGCCGCCCTGCTGCAGCTCACCCGCAACCTCGCGGTGGCGCTCGCGCCGGAGGTGCGGGTCAACGCGGTCGCGCCGGGCACGGTGGCCGCCACCCGCTGGCAGCCGGGCCTGCACGGGGAGGAGGAGTTCGCGCGGCGGGCCGCGAAGGAGCGGGAGGTGGTGCCGCTAGGCCGCACCGCCGAGCCCGAGCACGTCGCGCAGGCGGCGGTGCGGCTGCTGGGCATGGAGCTCGTCACCGGCGAGGCGCTGATCCTCGACGGCGGCAGGCACGTCGTGTACTGA
- a CDS encoding phosphoketolase family protein, which translates to MDTTLEAAAPLTGSELARLDAYWRAANYLTVGQIYLMTNPLLREPLRREHIKPRLLGHWGTSPGLNLLYAHLNRAIGMRDLNAILVTGPGHGGPAIVANTWLEGTYSELYPSVSRDEAGMARLFRQFSFPGGIPSHVAAEVPGSIHEGGELGYSLMHAYGAAFDNPDLLVACVIGDGEAETGPLQGSWLSNVFNNPARDGAVLPILHLNGYKIANPAVLDRIPREDLLAILRGYGYRPYVVEGDQAEAVHQGLAAAFDRALDDIAAIQRHARTTGEAVRPRWPVIVMRTPKGWTGPKRVDGRQVEGTFHAHQVPLDGVRRNDEHLRQLEQWLRSYRPEELFDATGAPVEEIAALAPRGDRRMSANPHANGGTVLRDLVLPDYRTYGVEVTRPGDPRSEATRMLGGWLRDVIRANPDRFRLFGPDEVASNRLDPVFEATDRRFLAERRENDEHLGVDGQIVEVLSEHLCEGWLEGYLLTGRHGIFTSYEAFIHVVDSMVNQHAKWLKVTRGIPWRRPIASLNYLLSSHVWRQDHNGFSHQDPGFIDHVVNKRAEVVRVYLPPDTNTLLSTMDHCLRSRHYINVVIAGKQPAPSWLTMDEAILHCRRGLGIWEWASTDEGAAPDVVLACAGNVPTMETLAAADLLHRHLPGLKVRVVNVVDLMRLQPDSEHPHGLLDTQFDTVFTTDRPVIFAFHGYPSLIHRLTYRRTNHKNIHVRGYKEEGTTTTPFDMVMLNDLDRYHLVIDVIDRVPALRTRAAHLRQAMVDARQRCRDHTRRYGEDAPEITDWRWDPESVTNP; encoded by the coding sequence ATGGACACCACGCTGGAGGCGGCCGCCCCGCTCACCGGCAGCGAGCTGGCGCGGCTGGACGCGTACTGGCGTGCTGCCAACTACCTGACCGTGGGGCAGATCTACCTGATGACCAACCCGCTGCTGCGCGAACCGCTGCGCCGCGAGCACATCAAGCCCCGCCTGCTCGGGCACTGGGGCACCAGCCCGGGGCTGAACCTCCTCTACGCCCACCTCAACCGCGCCATCGGGATGCGCGACCTCAACGCGATCCTGGTCACCGGCCCGGGACACGGCGGCCCTGCGATCGTGGCCAACACGTGGCTGGAGGGCACGTACAGCGAGCTCTACCCGTCGGTGTCCCGGGACGAGGCCGGGATGGCGCGGCTGTTTCGCCAGTTCTCGTTTCCCGGCGGCATCCCCAGCCACGTCGCGGCCGAGGTGCCCGGCTCCATCCACGAGGGTGGCGAGCTGGGCTACTCACTCATGCACGCGTACGGCGCCGCCTTCGATAACCCCGACCTGCTCGTCGCCTGTGTGATCGGCGACGGCGAGGCGGAGACCGGGCCGCTGCAGGGAAGCTGGCTGTCGAACGTGTTCAACAACCCGGCGCGGGACGGTGCGGTGCTGCCGATCCTGCACCTCAACGGGTACAAGATCGCCAACCCGGCGGTGCTCGACCGCATCCCGCGCGAGGACCTGCTCGCCATCCTGCGCGGCTACGGCTACCGCCCGTACGTCGTCGAGGGCGACCAGGCCGAGGCCGTGCACCAGGGACTGGCCGCCGCGTTCGACCGGGCGCTGGACGACATCGCGGCGATCCAGCGGCACGCGCGTACCACCGGCGAGGCGGTCCGCCCGCGCTGGCCGGTCATCGTGATGCGCACGCCCAAGGGCTGGACCGGCCCGAAGCGGGTCGACGGCAGGCAGGTGGAGGGCACCTTCCACGCCCACCAGGTCCCGCTCGACGGGGTCCGCCGCAACGACGAGCACCTGCGGCAGCTGGAGCAGTGGCTGCGCTCGTACCGGCCCGAGGAACTGTTCGACGCGACCGGGGCGCCGGTCGAGGAGATCGCCGCCCTGGCGCCCCGCGGCGACCGGCGGATGAGCGCGAACCCGCACGCCAACGGCGGTACCGTGCTGCGCGACCTGGTGCTGCCCGACTACCGGACATACGGCGTCGAGGTGACCCGGCCGGGCGACCCGCGCTCGGAGGCGACCCGGATGCTGGGCGGCTGGCTGCGCGACGTCATCCGGGCCAACCCCGACCGGTTCCGCCTCTTCGGCCCGGACGAGGTGGCCTCCAACCGGCTGGACCCGGTGTTCGAGGCCACCGACCGCAGGTTCCTCGCCGAGCGGCGGGAGAACGACGAGCACCTCGGCGTCGACGGCCAGATCGTCGAGGTGCTGTCGGAGCACCTGTGCGAAGGCTGGCTGGAGGGCTACCTGCTGACCGGGCGGCACGGCATCTTCACCAGCTACGAGGCGTTCATCCACGTCGTCGACTCGATGGTCAACCAGCACGCGAAGTGGCTGAAGGTGACCCGCGGCATCCCGTGGCGCCGGCCGATCGCCTCGCTCAACTATTTGCTCTCCTCGCACGTGTGGCGCCAGGACCATAACGGCTTCTCGCACCAGGACCCGGGCTTCATCGACCACGTCGTCAACAAGCGCGCCGAGGTGGTCCGCGTGTACCTGCCGCCGGACACGAACACGCTGCTGTCCACGATGGACCACTGCCTGCGCAGCCGGCACTACATCAACGTCGTGATCGCCGGCAAGCAGCCCGCGCCGAGCTGGCTGACGATGGACGAGGCGATCCTGCACTGCCGGCGCGGCCTGGGCATCTGGGAGTGGGCCAGCACCGACGAGGGCGCCGCGCCGGACGTGGTGCTGGCCTGCGCGGGCAACGTGCCGACGATGGAGACGCTCGCCGCGGCGGACCTGCTCCACCGCCACCTGCCCGGCCTCAAGGTGCGCGTGGTCAACGTCGTCGACCTCATGCGCCTGCAGCCGGACAGCGAACACCCGCACGGGCTGCTGGACACCCAGTTCGACACGGTCTTCACCACCGACCGGCCGGTCATCTTCGCGTTCCACGGTTACCCGTCGCTGATCCACCGGCTCACCTACCGGCGGACCAACCACAAGAACATCCACGTGCGCGGGTACAAGGAGGAGGGCACGACGACGACGCCGTTCGACATGGTGATGCTGAACGACCTGGACCGGTACCACCTCGTCATCGATGTGATCGACCGCGTGCCGGCCCTGCGGACCCGGGCCGCCCACCTGCGCCAGGCGATGGTCGACGCGCGCCAGCGCTGCCGCGACCACACGCGCCGGTACGGCGAGGACGCGCCCGAGATCACCGACTGGCGGTGGGACCCGGAGTCCGTCACGAACCCCTGA
- a CDS encoding cytochrome ubiquinol oxidase subunit I, producing the protein MDALDLARWQFGVTTVYHFLFVPITIGLSCLVATMQTVWARTGDKRWLRLTRFYGKLLLINFAMGVVTGIVQEFQFGMNWSDYSRFVGDIFGAPLAIEALLAFFLESTFLGLWIFGWDRLPRRIHLACIWAVAVGTILSAYFILAANSWMQHPVGYRFNPETGRAELHDFGAVLTNKVTLVTFPHTLAGCFLTAGALVLAVALWHLIRRPGTDQASAFRSAAKLGAWVTIGAAAAAFVTGDTQGKIMTQVQPMKMAAAEALYETEQPAAFSIFTIGTLDGSQEVFSVTIPGLLSWLATGDFDGKVEGINDLQAQYVAQYGPGSYKPIIPVTYWTFRLMIGFGILAALVALWALWTLRRGRTPTSRWLVRAAVVLPLLPLAGNACGWIFTEMGRQPWIVFSEMFTRDGVSPSVSTGEVVTSLAGFTLLYGALAVVEVGLLLRFAKAGLPDANPPSDVDKHHDRPLSFAY; encoded by the coding sequence GTGGACGCTCTCGACCTGGCGCGGTGGCAGTTCGGCGTCACCACCGTCTACCACTTCCTGTTCGTACCGATCACGATCGGCCTGTCCTGCCTGGTCGCGACCATGCAGACGGTCTGGGCGCGGACCGGCGACAAACGGTGGCTGCGGCTGACCCGCTTCTACGGCAAGCTACTCCTGATCAACTTCGCGATGGGCGTGGTCACCGGCATCGTGCAGGAGTTCCAGTTCGGCATGAACTGGAGCGACTACTCCCGCTTCGTCGGCGACATCTTCGGCGCACCCCTGGCCATCGAAGCCCTCCTCGCCTTCTTCCTGGAATCCACATTCCTCGGCCTGTGGATATTCGGCTGGGACCGACTCCCCCGCCGCATACACCTCGCATGCATCTGGGCGGTCGCGGTCGGCACCATCCTGTCCGCCTACTTCATCCTCGCCGCCAACTCCTGGATGCAGCACCCGGTCGGCTACCGCTTCAACCCCGAGACCGGCCGCGCCGAGCTGCACGACTTCGGCGCCGTGCTGACCAACAAGGTCACCCTGGTCACCTTCCCGCACACACTCGCCGGCTGCTTCCTGACCGCCGGCGCACTCGTACTCGCCGTCGCCCTGTGGCACCTGATCCGCCGGCCCGGCACCGACCAGGCCAGCGCCTTCCGCAGCGCCGCGAAACTTGGGGCATGGGTCACGATCGGGGCGGCGGCGGCCGCGTTCGTCACCGGCGACACCCAGGGCAAGATCATGACGCAGGTACAGCCGATGAAGATGGCCGCCGCGGAGGCGCTCTACGAGACCGAGCAGCCGGCGGCGTTCTCCATCTTCACCATCGGCACGCTCGACGGCAGCCAGGAGGTCTTCTCGGTGACGATCCCGGGGCTGCTGTCCTGGCTGGCCACCGGCGACTTCGACGGGAAGGTCGAGGGCATCAACGACCTGCAGGCGCAGTACGTCGCGCAGTACGGCCCCGGCTCGTACAAGCCGATCATCCCGGTCACCTACTGGACGTTCCGCCTGATGATCGGCTTCGGCATCCTCGCCGCGCTGGTCGCCCTCTGGGCACTGTGGACACTGCGCCGCGGGCGCACGCCGACCTCCAGATGGCTCGTGCGCGCCGCGGTCGTACTCCCCCTGCTGCCGCTGGCCGGCAACGCGTGCGGCTGGATCTTCACCGAGATGGGCCGCCAGCCCTGGATCGTGTTCAGCGAGATGTTCACCCGGGACGGCGTGTCCCCCAGCGTCTCCACCGGCGAGGTCGTCACATCCCTGGCCGGCTTCACGCTCCTGTACGGCGCGCTCGCCGTCGTCGAGGTCGGCCTGCTGCTCCGCTTCGCCAAGGCCGGCCTGCCCGACGCCAACCCGCCGTCCGACGTGGACAAGCACCACGACCGCCCGCTCTCGTTCGCCTACTGA
- the cydB gene encoding cytochrome d ubiquinol oxidase subunit II yields MDLSTLWFLLIAVLFIGYFVLEGFDFGVGILLPVLAHDERERRVLINTIGPVWDGNEVWVITAGGAMFAAFPEWYATLFSGFYLPLLLILVALILRGVAFEYRGKRPDPAWRARWDTAIVAGSLLPALLWGVAFANIVRGVPLDADHEYIGNLWHLLNPYALLGGLVTLTLFTTHGAVFLALKTTGDIRTRANALAARTGLITGALAVAFLTWTILDIRGGTTATILAILAAAALVAGLAANRAGREGRAFLGTAAAIALAVATLFAALFPNVLPSTTDTANNLTIDNASSTPYTLKIMTWVALAFTPIVLLYQSWTYWVFRRRIGVRDIPDA; encoded by the coding sequence ATGGACCTCTCGACCCTGTGGTTCCTGCTCATCGCGGTGCTGTTCATCGGCTACTTCGTCCTGGAAGGCTTCGACTTCGGCGTCGGCATCCTGCTGCCCGTACTCGCCCACGACGAACGCGAACGCCGGGTACTCATCAACACCATCGGCCCCGTCTGGGACGGCAACGAAGTATGGGTCATCACCGCCGGCGGCGCCATGTTCGCCGCCTTCCCCGAGTGGTACGCCACCCTCTTCTCCGGCTTCTACCTCCCCCTACTACTCATCCTCGTCGCCCTCATCCTGCGCGGCGTCGCCTTCGAATACCGCGGCAAACGCCCCGACCCCGCCTGGCGGGCCCGCTGGGACACGGCCATCGTCGCCGGATCCCTCCTGCCCGCCCTGCTCTGGGGCGTCGCCTTCGCCAACATCGTCCGCGGCGTACCCCTCGACGCCGACCACGAATACATCGGCAACCTCTGGCACCTACTCAACCCCTACGCCCTACTCGGCGGCCTCGTCACCCTCACCCTCTTCACCACCCACGGCGCCGTCTTCCTCGCACTGAAAACCACCGGCGACATACGGACCCGCGCCAACGCCCTAGCCGCCCGCACCGGCCTGATCACCGGCGCCCTCGCCGTAGCCTTCCTGACCTGGACCATCCTCGACATCCGCGGCGGCACCACCGCCACCATCCTCGCCATCCTCGCCGCCGCCGCACTCGTCGCCGGCCTCGCCGCCAACCGCGCCGGCCGCGAAGGCCGGGCCTTCCTCGGCACCGCCGCAGCCATCGCCCTCGCCGTCGCCACCCTCTTCGCCGCCCTGTTCCCCAACGTCCTACCCTCCACAACCGACACCGCGAACAACCTCACCATCGACAACGCCTCCTCCACCCCCTACACACTCAAAATCATGACCTGGGTCGCCCTCGCCTTCACCCCGATCGTCCTGCTCTACCAAAGCTGGACCTACTGGGTCTTCCGCCGCCGCATCGGCGTGCGCGACATCCCCGACGCCTGA
- a CDS encoding DUF4190 domain-containing protein yields MTSPPPYGYPPPPGSYPTSGAPQQPDPWGPQQPPAWGQQPPQQQWGQPPAGQWGQQPPGQWGQQPPGQWGQQPPPYPPQRRGTNGFAIASLIFGIFGGVLLAAIFGFVALSQIKRRGQGGKGLAVAGLTLSGLWLAGFVVAGVIGAFASSGNSGTPIASTSDSADVKVQQLAPGQCLNGLEESSTIRNLPVVPCTQPHEGEVFAVFELPDGDYPGDEDVAKKAEDGCVDRLETHAPKAADDPNLEIYFLHPTRSSWRLGDQGVTCVAMSSTGKVTGSIQD; encoded by the coding sequence GTGACTTCGCCCCCTCCGTACGGATACCCGCCGCCGCCCGGCTCCTACCCCACGTCCGGCGCGCCGCAGCAGCCCGACCCCTGGGGTCCGCAGCAGCCCCCGGCCTGGGGCCAGCAGCCGCCGCAGCAGCAGTGGGGGCAGCCGCCCGCGGGACAGTGGGGCCAGCAGCCGCCCGGCCAGTGGGGGCAGCAGCCACCCGGGCAGTGGGGCCAGCAGCCACCGCCCTATCCGCCGCAGCGCCGGGGCACCAACGGCTTCGCGATCGCGTCGCTCATCTTCGGCATCTTCGGCGGCGTGCTGCTGGCTGCCATCTTCGGCTTCGTCGCGCTGTCGCAGATCAAGCGCCGCGGCCAGGGCGGCAAGGGGCTGGCGGTCGCCGGTCTGACCCTGTCCGGCCTGTGGCTGGCCGGCTTCGTGGTCGCGGGGGTGATCGGCGCGTTCGCGTCGTCCGGCAACAGCGGCACCCCGATCGCGTCCACCTCCGACAGCGCCGACGTGAAGGTGCAGCAGCTGGCGCCGGGCCAGTGCCTCAACGGCTTGGAGGAGAGCAGCACGATCCGCAACCTTCCGGTCGTGCCGTGCACGCAGCCGCACGAGGGCGAGGTGTTCGCGGTCTTCGAGCTACCCGACGGCGACTACCCGGGCGACGAGGACGTGGCCAAGAAGGCCGAGGACGGGTGCGTCGACCGGTTGGAGACCCACGCTCCCAAGGCCGCAGACGACCCCAACCTCGAAATCTACTTCCTCCACCCGACGCGAAGCTCGTGGCGCCTCGGCGACCAGGGCGTCACCTGCGTCGCGATGTCCAGCACCGGCAAGGTGACCGGGTCCATACAGGACTGA
- a CDS encoding DinB family protein yields the protein MSLPFPSPSIPAADRTEVFLRYLDFFRESTVEKASALPEGELRTSRLASGWTPLELLKHLRYVELRWIEWGFEGRDVPDPWGDRRDDRWYVAPEETLDGLVAELRAQGEHTRAVVSAADLDAVAPPGPRWAGAAPATLERILFHLVQEYARHLGHLDIVAELAGGPVGE from the coding sequence ATGAGCCTGCCGTTTCCGTCGCCGTCGATCCCCGCCGCCGACCGCACCGAGGTCTTCCTGCGGTACCTCGACTTCTTCCGCGAGTCCACAGTGGAGAAGGCGTCGGCGCTGCCCGAGGGCGAGCTGCGCACGAGCCGGCTGGCCAGCGGCTGGACGCCGCTGGAGCTGCTCAAGCACCTGCGGTACGTGGAGCTGCGCTGGATCGAGTGGGGCTTCGAGGGGCGCGACGTCCCCGACCCGTGGGGCGACCGCCGCGACGACCGGTGGTACGTGGCGCCGGAGGAGACGCTGGACGGCCTCGTGGCCGAGCTGCGCGCGCAGGGCGAGCACACGCGGGCGGTGGTGTCGGCGGCCGACCTCGACGCGGTCGCGCCGCCCGGTCCGCGCTGGGCGGGCGCCGCGCCGGCGACGCTGGAGCGGATCCTGTTCCACCTGGTGCAGGAGTACGCCCGGCACCTGGGCCACCTCGACATCGTCGCGGAGCTCGCCGGCGGGCCGGTCGGCGAGTGA
- a CDS encoding endonuclease V — translation MTGRFAAVDVHYPPDGGARAAAVVAGDDRFASIVDERVRWLPEVAPYEPGRFFARELPAVRAVLTGVEGLALVVVDGYVDLDPDGRPGLGAHLHAQIQVPVVGVAKTAFRGATHAVAVRRGGAARPLFVTAAGVPVAVAAGLVAAMSGPHRMPDALRRVDALARGRAT, via the coding sequence GTGACCGGGCGGTTCGCGGCCGTCGACGTGCACTACCCGCCGGACGGCGGTGCCCGGGCCGCGGCGGTGGTGGCCGGCGACGACCGGTTCGCGTCCATCGTGGACGAGCGGGTGCGGTGGCTGCCGGAGGTCGCGCCGTACGAGCCGGGCCGGTTCTTCGCCCGCGAACTGCCGGCCGTGCGCGCCGTCCTCACCGGCGTGGAGGGCCTGGCGCTGGTTGTGGTCGACGGCTACGTCGACCTCGACCCGGACGGCCGCCCCGGCCTCGGCGCGCACCTGCACGCGCAGATCCAGGTCCCGGTGGTCGGGGTGGCGAAGACCGCGTTCCGGGGTGCCACGCACGCGGTGGCGGTGCGCCGGGGCGGTGCGGCGCGGCCGCTGTTCGTGACGGCGGCCGGCGTGCCGGTGGCGGTTGCCGCGGGGCTCGTCGCCGCCATGTCCGGCCCGCACCGGATGCCGGACGCGCTGCGCCGCGTCGACGCCCTGGCCCGCGGCCGCGCCACCTGA
- a CDS encoding TIGR02452 family protein, producing MNNQRLRGVAAETVAISQAGGYRNRTGRWVDIRGAVRAAVAGTRLYLPGDPLPGIAARGGAGVVEVTNESTLAAARRLGDGSAALVFASARNPGGGFLTGARAQEEDVARASALHACLSVVPAYYLHHRTSTDLRYTDRVIYSPGVPVFRDDALRLLDRPHRIGMLTAAAPNLRAIRANQPEAAASVPAVLYGRALRVLEVAAAYGHRRLVLGAWGCGVFGNDAATVAAAFTAALDRLDAFDHVVFAVLDRMAGTPTFHAFASAASSRV from the coding sequence GTGAACAACCAACGCCTGCGGGGCGTCGCGGCGGAGACCGTGGCGATCTCCCAGGCCGGCGGCTACCGCAACCGCACCGGCCGGTGGGTCGACATCCGCGGCGCGGTGCGCGCGGCGGTGGCCGGCACCCGGCTGTACCTGCCCGGCGACCCGCTGCCCGGCATCGCCGCCCGGGGCGGCGCCGGCGTGGTCGAGGTCACCAACGAGTCCACACTGGCCGCCGCGCGCCGCCTCGGCGACGGTTCGGCGGCGCTGGTGTTCGCGTCCGCCCGCAACCCCGGCGGCGGATTTCTCACCGGCGCGCGGGCGCAGGAGGAGGACGTGGCCCGCGCCTCCGCGCTGCACGCCTGCCTCAGTGTGGTGCCGGCGTACTACCTGCACCACCGCACCAGCACCGACCTGCGCTACACCGACCGGGTCATCTACTCGCCCGGCGTGCCGGTCTTCCGCGACGACGCCCTGCGCCTGCTCGACCGTCCACATCGGATCGGGATGCTCACGGCGGCGGCGCCCAACCTGCGCGCGATCCGCGCCAACCAGCCCGAGGCCGCGGCCTCCGTCCCCGCCGTGCTCTACGGCCGGGCGCTGCGCGTGCTGGAGGTCGCCGCCGCGTACGGGCACCGCCGCCTGGTACTCGGCGCCTGGGGCTGTGGCGTCTTCGGCAACGACGCCGCGACGGTCGCGGCCGCCTTCACCGCCGCACTGGACCGGCTCGACGCCTTCGACCACGTCGTGTTCGCGGTGCTCGACCGGATGGCCGGCACGCCCACGTTCCACGCCTTCGCCTCGGCGGCGTCGTCGCGGGTGTAG
- a CDS encoding NADAR family protein produces the protein MTPKERLTALRDAELDGKPINLMPFWGHRPTASGTAGPGCLSQWWPAPFTVDGVTYPTAEHWMMAAKARMFGDADGLAAVLAAKSPAAAKTAGRKVRDFDEHTWAAGRYDIVVAGNLAKFSQHEDLREYLIGTGDSVLVEASPFDRVWGIGMGRDNPDTASPLKWRGLNLLGFALMDVRERL, from the coding sequence ATGACACCGAAGGAGCGCCTCACCGCCCTGCGCGACGCGGAGCTGGACGGCAAGCCGATCAACCTCATGCCGTTCTGGGGACACCGGCCGACCGCGAGCGGCACGGCCGGACCGGGCTGCCTGAGCCAGTGGTGGCCGGCCCCGTTCACAGTGGACGGGGTCACCTACCCGACCGCCGAGCACTGGATGATGGCGGCCAAGGCGCGCATGTTCGGCGACGCGGACGGGCTCGCCGCCGTGCTCGCGGCGAAAAGTCCGGCCGCGGCCAAGACCGCCGGCCGCAAGGTGCGGGACTTCGACGAGCACACGTGGGCCGCCGGGCGGTACGACATCGTGGTCGCCGGCAACCTCGCCAAGTTCAGCCAGCACGAGGACCTGCGCGAATACCTGATCGGTACCGGCGACAGCGTGCTGGTCGAGGCGAGCCCGTTCGACCGCGTGTGGGGCATCGGCATGGGCCGCGACAACCCCGACACCGCCTCGCCGCTGAAGTGGCGCGGGCTCAACCTGCTCGGGTTCGCCCTCATGGACGTGCGGGAGCGGCTGTGA
- a CDS encoding NUDIX hydrolase: MLGVTADNHLTDEDRKFLAGYDPHAFPPAAVTVDLVILTVRAGELCVLQIRRGEPPQRGRWALPGGFVGPDETLDEAAARELAEETGIRAGAHLEQLATFGDPGRDPRMRVVSVAYLALVPDLPTPVAGTDASEARYLPVAKLGGTEQSLAFDHDRILAEGIERARAKLEYTGLAATFLDEPFTIADLRRVYETVWGVPLHAANFRRKVLSTPGFVEPTGEKLATGRGWAELYRRGATAHLHPAIPRPAAT; the protein is encoded by the coding sequence ATGCTCGGTGTGACCGCCGACAACCACCTCACCGACGAGGACCGGAAGTTTCTCGCCGGCTACGACCCGCACGCGTTCCCACCCGCCGCCGTCACGGTTGACCTGGTCATCCTCACCGTGCGCGCCGGCGAGCTGTGCGTGCTGCAGATCCGCCGAGGCGAGCCGCCCCAGCGCGGGCGGTGGGCGCTGCCGGGCGGCTTCGTCGGCCCGGACGAGACGCTCGACGAGGCCGCCGCGCGGGAGCTTGCCGAGGAGACCGGGATCCGGGCCGGGGCGCACCTTGAGCAGCTCGCCACGTTCGGCGACCCGGGGCGCGACCCGCGCATGCGGGTGGTCTCGGTGGCCTACCTGGCGCTGGTGCCCGACCTGCCCACGCCGGTCGCCGGCACCGACGCCAGCGAGGCACGCTACCTGCCGGTGGCGAAGCTCGGCGGCACGGAGCAGTCGCTCGCCTTCGACCACGACCGCATCCTCGCCGAGGGGATCGAGCGGGCAAGGGCCAAGCTGGAGTACACCGGCCTGGCCGCGACGTTCCTGGACGAGCCGTTCACGATCGCCGACCTGCGCCGCGTGTACGAGACGGTGTGGGGTGTGCCGCTGCACGCGGCCAACTTCCGGCGGAAGGTGCTCTCGACGCCCGGGTTCGTGGAGCCGACCGGCGAGAAGCTCGCCACCGGCCGGGGCTGGGCCGAGCTGTACCGGCGCGGCGCCACGGCGCACCTGCACCCGGCCATCCCCCGCCCGGCGGCCACCTGA
- a CDS encoding BtrH N-terminal domain-containing protein, whose protein sequence is MTSGKHLKARIRARMARTGERYSTARRHVAGAAEPAPTDHGWTLRGGTHPDSANIANVLAHTGVPGLSEAMVLGVGGGLGAGYILWEFKEHGYTHLTLGYRYRWNYIDWTARTLDRLGATARVHATSGAKGAATELTASLAAGRPAIVWPDRQLIGYWQLPPHIDGFGGHPVVVYADTGDAVRVDDRNLAPLTVARSTLDTARGGCRRTRTISCRSKPRPPPRTSHRSCARASPTASRTWARSRRPSRCRPGASGRGW, encoded by the coding sequence ATGACCAGCGGCAAGCACCTCAAGGCGCGGATCCGCGCGCGCATGGCCCGCACCGGCGAGCGGTACAGCACGGCCAGAAGGCACGTCGCCGGCGCCGCCGAGCCGGCACCCACCGACCACGGCTGGACGCTGCGCGGCGGCACCCACCCCGACTCGGCCAACATCGCCAACGTGCTCGCCCACACCGGCGTGCCGGGCCTGTCCGAGGCGATGGTCCTCGGCGTCGGCGGCGGGCTGGGCGCCGGCTACATCCTGTGGGAGTTCAAGGAGCACGGGTACACGCACCTCACGCTCGGCTACCGGTACCGGTGGAACTACATCGACTGGACCGCGCGCACCCTCGACCGGCTCGGCGCCACCGCGCGCGTGCACGCCACCTCCGGGGCCAAGGGCGCGGCCACCGAGCTGACCGCCTCGCTCGCCGCGGGCCGGCCGGCCATCGTGTGGCCGGACCGGCAGCTGATCGGGTACTGGCAGCTGCCGCCGCACATCGACGGGTTCGGCGGGCATCCGGTCGTCGTGTACGCGGACACCGGTGACGCGGTGCGCGTGGACGACCGCAACCTCGCTCCCCTCACCGTCGCGCGGTCCACTCTGGACACGGCGCGGGGCGGGTGTCGTCGTACAAGAACAATCTCGTGTCGGTCGAAACCGCGACCGCCCCCGCGGACCTCGCACCGCTCGTGCGCGCGGGCATCGCCGACTGCGTCGCGCACCTGGGCGCGCAGTCGGCGTCCTTCGCGGTGCCGGCCTGGGGCAAGTGGGCGCGGCTGGTGA
- a CDS encoding DUF4872 domain-containing protein: protein MRAGIADCVAHLGAQSASFAVPAWGKWARLVTDTRNAKGWPRVFAGGRGLTDALLSIWDGVEPVGANGGHLRDLYADFLDEAAPLIGDTAAAASAFRESGRRWHALAEAALPEDVPEYRRLRELTADLAAGVAAGDEGAAARAEAAGELWALRAELHEKPPVEADFAALAACLSTVYEAERDAVEALRGLG from the coding sequence GTGCGCGCGGGCATCGCCGACTGCGTCGCGCACCTGGGCGCGCAGTCGGCGTCCTTCGCGGTGCCGGCCTGGGGCAAGTGGGCGCGGCTGGTGACCGACACCCGCAACGCCAAGGGCTGGCCCCGGGTCTTCGCCGGCGGGCGCGGGCTGACCGACGCGCTGCTGTCCATCTGGGACGGTGTCGAGCCGGTCGGCGCGAACGGCGGGCACCTGCGCGACCTGTACGCGGACTTCCTCGACGAGGCAGCGCCGCTGATCGGCGACACAGCCGCGGCCGCATCCGCCTTCCGGGAGTCGGGGCGGCGCTGGCACGCGCTGGCCGAGGCGGCGCTGCCCGAGGACGTGCCGGAGTACCGGCGTCTGCGCGAGCTGACCGCCGACCTGGCGGCCGGTGTGGCGGCCGGTGACGAGGGCGCGGCGGCGCGGGCCGAGGCGGCCGGCGAGCTGTGGGCGCTGCGGGCGGAGCTGCACGAGAAGCCGCCCGTGGAAGCCGACTTCGCCGCGCTGGCCGCGTGCCTGTCCACTGTGTACGAGGCCGAGCGGGACGCGGTCGAGGCGCTGCGCGGCCTGGGGTAG